The following are encoded together in the Trichomycterus rosablanca isolate fTriRos1 chromosome 19, fTriRos1.hap1, whole genome shotgun sequence genome:
- the LOC134333400 gene encoding tetratricopeptide repeat protein 39B isoform X1 yields the protein MAAAASNGTEHGDTNEDCFEDAYDQIPVASKMDLSSALEECTMALNLLLNNKFTEALDVLKPWYKESVYHALGYSSILVMQAGMTFDQKDIQVAMATIKEALHTCQRFRKKNSMVGSLSSFVSKQSADSLKTDQLHAEICYAECLLQKAALTFIQDENMISFIKGGIKVRTSYQIYKDCQHLLNLVQGVDGHIQALQQFEGGVRLGIGSFNLMLSLLPARILRLLEFIGFSGNREFGLAQLREGAATHSLRSILCVFTLLLYHTYVCLILGTGEGNLEEAEALLQPYVDQFPKGAIILFYTARIAVLRGHFEKAQQKFEECIESQQQWRQIHHLCYWELMWSHTFQQQWREAYRYADLLSRESRWSRAIYVYQKAAILSMMSDEEVKKTGENIVELFRQVEGLKQRLAGKSIPTEKFAMRKARRYSGTNPVKLVIPALEMMYVWNGFTIVGKRADVTEALLITIERAEEQLRNEPNPSEFHPDDECLVQMLKGLCLKHLDRFLQAELCFSQVIASEKRIRYDHYLIPYTLYELGLLYKLQGDVAKATHYIEDAKMNYKDYSMESRLHFRIHAALNSLKGSPLNSP from the exons ATGGCGGCCGCGGCGTCCAACGGAACCGAGCACGGCGACACCAACGAG GACTGCTTCGAGGATGCCTACGACCAAATCCCAGT ggCCTCCAAGATGGACCTGAGCTCGGCGCTGGAGGAGTGCACCATGGCCCTCAACCTCCTGCTCAACAACAAGTTCACTGAAGCTCTGGACGTGCTCAAACcctg gtacaaGGAGAGTGTGTACCACGCCCTGGGCTACAGCAGCATACTGGTGATGCAGGCCGGCATGACCTTCGATCAGAAGGACATCCAGGTCGCCATGGCAACCATCAAAGAGGCTCTGCACACGTGCCAGAG gttcaGGAAGAAGAACTCCATGGTGGGCTCGCTGTCCAGCTTCGTCTCCAAACAGTCGGCCGACAGTCTGAAAACAG ATCAGCTGCACGCCGAGATTTGTTACGCCGAGTGTCTGCTGCAAAAAGCTGCTCTGACCTTCATACAG GATGAGAACATGATCAGCTTTATAAAGGGCGGCATCAAAGTTCGCACCAGCTACCAGATCTACAA agaTTGCCAGCATCTATTAAATCTGGTACAGGGAGTGGACGGGCACATCCAGGCTCTCCAGCAGTTTGAAGGCGGAGTCAGACTGGGCATCGGCTCATTCAACCTG ATGCTGTCGTTACTTCCGGCTAGAATTCTGCGTCTGTTGGAGTTTATCGGTTTCTCAGGGAACAGA gagtttgGGCTGGCCCAGCTGAGAGAGGGAGCAGCTACTCACAGTCTGAGGTcgatactgtgtgtgtttacactgctgCTGTATCACACCTACGTCTGCCTCATCctgg gGACGGGAGAAGGGAACCTAGAGGAAGCGGAGGCTCTCCTGCAACCCTACGTGGACCAATTCCCCAAG GGTGCTATTATACTGTTCTACACGGCGAGGATCGCGGTGCTGCGCGGACATTTCGAAAAG gcgcAGCAGAAGTTTGAGGAGTGTATCGAGTCCCAGCAGCAGTGGCGTCAGATCCATCACCTCTGTTACTGGGAGCTGATGTGGAGCCACACGTTCCAGCAGCAGTGGAGGGAGGCGTACCGGTACGCTGACCTGCTGTCCAGAGAGAGCCGCTGGTCcagg gcgaTCTATGTGTATCAGAAGGCGGCGATACTCAGTATGATGAGTGACGAGGAGGTAAAGAAAACCGGAGAGAACATTGTGGAGTTattcag gcaggTGGAGGGTCTGAAGCAGCGGTTGGCGGGTAAGTCGATTCCCACTGAGAAGTTTGCCATGAGAAAAGCTCGACGTtactcaggaaccaaccccgTCAAACTGGTCATTCCTGCACTg GAAATGATGTACGTGTGGAACGGCTTCACCATCGTTGGGAAGCGAGCGGATGTGACGGAGGCGTTACTGATCACCATCGAGAGAGCTGAGGAGCAGCTGAGGAACGAGCCCA ACCCCTCTGAGTTCCACCCTGATGACGAGTGCTTGGTGCAGATGTTGAAGGGTTtgtgtctgaaacatctggaccGGTTCCTGCAGGCTGAGCTGTGTTTCTCTCAGGTCATCGCCAG tGAGAAGAGGATCCGGTATGATCACTATCTGATCCCGTACACTCTCTATGAACTCGGATTGCTCTATAAACTACAGGGGGACGTCGCCAAGGCAACACACTACATCGAGGACGCAaa GATGAACTATAAGGATTATTCCATGGAGTCGCGGCTGCACTTTCGGATCCACGCTGCGCTCAACAGCCTGAAGGGCTCCCCGCTCAACTCACCATAG
- the LOC134333400 gene encoding tetratricopeptide repeat protein 39B isoform X2 produces the protein MDLSSALEECTMALNLLLNNKFTEALDVLKPWYKESVYHALGYSSILVMQAGMTFDQKDIQVAMATIKEALHTCQRFRKKNSMVGSLSSFVSKQSADSLKTDQLHAEICYAECLLQKAALTFIQDENMISFIKGGIKVRTSYQIYKDCQHLLNLVQGVDGHIQALQQFEGGVRLGIGSFNLMLSLLPARILRLLEFIGFSGNREFGLAQLREGAATHSLRSILCVFTLLLYHTYVCLILGTGEGNLEEAEALLQPYVDQFPKGAIILFYTARIAVLRGHFEKAQQKFEECIESQQQWRQIHHLCYWELMWSHTFQQQWREAYRYADLLSRESRWSRAIYVYQKAAILSMMSDEEVKKTGENIVELFRQVEGLKQRLAGKSIPTEKFAMRKARRYSGTNPVKLVIPALEMMYVWNGFTIVGKRADVTEALLITIERAEEQLRNEPNPSEFHPDDECLVQMLKGLCLKHLDRFLQAELCFSQVIASEKRIRYDHYLIPYTLYELGLLYKLQGDVAKATHYIEDAKMNYKDYSMESRLHFRIHAALNSLKGSPLNSP, from the exons ATGGACCTGAGCTCGGCGCTGGAGGAGTGCACCATGGCCCTCAACCTCCTGCTCAACAACAAGTTCACTGAAGCTCTGGACGTGCTCAAACcctg gtacaaGGAGAGTGTGTACCACGCCCTGGGCTACAGCAGCATACTGGTGATGCAGGCCGGCATGACCTTCGATCAGAAGGACATCCAGGTCGCCATGGCAACCATCAAAGAGGCTCTGCACACGTGCCAGAG gttcaGGAAGAAGAACTCCATGGTGGGCTCGCTGTCCAGCTTCGTCTCCAAACAGTCGGCCGACAGTCTGAAAACAG ATCAGCTGCACGCCGAGATTTGTTACGCCGAGTGTCTGCTGCAAAAAGCTGCTCTGACCTTCATACAG GATGAGAACATGATCAGCTTTATAAAGGGCGGCATCAAAGTTCGCACCAGCTACCAGATCTACAA agaTTGCCAGCATCTATTAAATCTGGTACAGGGAGTGGACGGGCACATCCAGGCTCTCCAGCAGTTTGAAGGCGGAGTCAGACTGGGCATCGGCTCATTCAACCTG ATGCTGTCGTTACTTCCGGCTAGAATTCTGCGTCTGTTGGAGTTTATCGGTTTCTCAGGGAACAGA gagtttgGGCTGGCCCAGCTGAGAGAGGGAGCAGCTACTCACAGTCTGAGGTcgatactgtgtgtgtttacactgctgCTGTATCACACCTACGTCTGCCTCATCctgg gGACGGGAGAAGGGAACCTAGAGGAAGCGGAGGCTCTCCTGCAACCCTACGTGGACCAATTCCCCAAG GGTGCTATTATACTGTTCTACACGGCGAGGATCGCGGTGCTGCGCGGACATTTCGAAAAG gcgcAGCAGAAGTTTGAGGAGTGTATCGAGTCCCAGCAGCAGTGGCGTCAGATCCATCACCTCTGTTACTGGGAGCTGATGTGGAGCCACACGTTCCAGCAGCAGTGGAGGGAGGCGTACCGGTACGCTGACCTGCTGTCCAGAGAGAGCCGCTGGTCcagg gcgaTCTATGTGTATCAGAAGGCGGCGATACTCAGTATGATGAGTGACGAGGAGGTAAAGAAAACCGGAGAGAACATTGTGGAGTTattcag gcaggTGGAGGGTCTGAAGCAGCGGTTGGCGGGTAAGTCGATTCCCACTGAGAAGTTTGCCATGAGAAAAGCTCGACGTtactcaggaaccaaccccgTCAAACTGGTCATTCCTGCACTg GAAATGATGTACGTGTGGAACGGCTTCACCATCGTTGGGAAGCGAGCGGATGTGACGGAGGCGTTACTGATCACCATCGAGAGAGCTGAGGAGCAGCTGAGGAACGAGCCCA ACCCCTCTGAGTTCCACCCTGATGACGAGTGCTTGGTGCAGATGTTGAAGGGTTtgtgtctgaaacatctggaccGGTTCCTGCAGGCTGAGCTGTGTTTCTCTCAGGTCATCGCCAG tGAGAAGAGGATCCGGTATGATCACTATCTGATCCCGTACACTCTCTATGAACTCGGATTGCTCTATAAACTACAGGGGGACGTCGCCAAGGCAACACACTACATCGAGGACGCAaa GATGAACTATAAGGATTATTCCATGGAGTCGCGGCTGCACTTTCGGATCCACGCTGCGCTCAACAGCCTGAAGGGCTCCCCGCTCAACTCACCATAG